One Aegilops tauschii subsp. strangulata cultivar AL8/78 chromosome 7, Aet v6.0, whole genome shotgun sequence genomic window carries:
- the LOC109762039 gene encoding cytochrome P450 89A9-like: MIILLCIVVLPVVLLLVTSSRQHGKCYIGGSPLPPGPPWPRLPLLGNLLYRCPTIASLVDALRRLHADYGPVVTLWAGSKPAIFIAGRDAAHRTLARAGATFAHRPPSWSFGLNGHGVNSAQYGGRWSLLRRNLSSHLAGAPLAGALQSSLSRLVSSLERAAAAAENHVVVPSEMLRHAVFSFFASLCFGEGAAEDVLRQLRGVHAEILSLVIELGAFHLMPALLEVACYFPKCRKLSNAQKRHHATVMALISARRQRNRDGVGAGRRRCYVDTLMELRLRDEEMVSLCWEFMNAASKTTSTALEWIMARLVLHQEVQRKLREDIARRGEGDENGNCTANGERRSPFLEAVVLEALRRHPPAHYLLAHTTDKDAHLDGYLIPKGSVVNYGVADIGRDATSWTNPDEFLPERFLEGGEGYGVSVTAGSGSGEVSMKMMPFGSGRRACPGAAIALTVLKSFVENLVTRFEWTPVGAVDMEEKPGLVTEMRTPLRTCLVVRPHVQLNM, encoded by the exons ATGATCATACTCCTGTGCATCGTGGTCCTTCCGGTCGTGCTCCTCCTCGTAACATCCTCCAGGCAGCACGGGAAATGCTACATTGGTGGCAGTCCGCTCCCTCCCGGGCCACCATGGCCACGGCTCCCACTTCTCGGGAACCTCCTGTACCGCTGCCCCACAATCGCCTCCCTCGTGGATGCGCTTCGGCGCCTCCACGCGGACTACGGCCCCGTCGTCACCCTCTGGGCGGGCAGTAAGCCGGCCATCTTCATCGCCGGCCGTGACGCCGCGCACCGCACCCTCGCCCGCGCAGGGGCCACCTTCGCGCACCGCCCGCCGTCGTGGTCCTTCGGGCTTAACGGCCACGGCGTCAACAGCGCCCAGTACGGCGGCCGCTGGAGCCTCCTCCGGCGCAACCTCAGCTCGCACCTTGCTGGGGCGCCTCTCGCTGGTGCGCTACAATCTTCCCTCAGCAGGCTTGTCTCGAGCCTCGAGCgtgcggctgcggcggcggagaaCCACGTCGTGGTGCCATCAGAAATGCTCCGACACGCCGTGTTCTCCTTCTTCGCCTCGCTTTGCTTCGGCGAAGGGGCGGCGGAGGACGTGCTCAGGCAGCTACGAGGAGTCCACGCCGAGATCCTGTCCCTCGTCATTGAGCTCGGGGCGTTCCACCTCATGCCCGCGCTCCTGGAGGTCGCGTGCTACTTCCCTAAGTGCCGGAAGCTATCGAACGCCCAGAAGAGGCACCATGCCACTGTCATGGCTCTCATCAGTGCTCGCCGACAGCGGAACAGAGATGGGGTCGGCGCAGGGCGGCGCCGGTGCTACGTCGACACGCTCATGGAGCTAAGGCTCCGAGACGAGGAGATGGTGAGCCTGTGCTGGGAGTTCATGAACGCTGCGTCCAAGACCACTTCCACGGCGCTCGAGTGGATCATGGCACGTCTTGTGCTCCACCAG GAGGTACAACGGAAGTTACGAGAAGACATCGCTAGGAGAGGGGAAGGCGATGAAAATGGAAACTGTACGGCAAATGGCGAGCGACGGAGCCCGTTCCTGGAGGCCGTGGTGCTCGAAGCGCTGCGTCGCCACCCCCCGGCGCACTACCTGCTGGCGCACACGACGGACAAGGACGCCCACCTCGACGGCTACTTGATACCCAAGGGCTCCGTCGTCAACTACGGCGTGGCTGATATCGGGCGCGACGCGACGTCGTGGACGAACCCCGACGAGTTCCTGCCTGAACGGTTCTTGGAGGGCGGAGAAGGGTACGGCGTTTCTGTTACCGCCGGCAGCGGGAGCGGCGAGGTGTCGATGAAGATGATGCCTTTCGGCAGCGGGCGGAGGGCGTGCCCTGGCGCCGCTATCGCTCTGACGGTGCTCAAATCCTTCGTCGAGAATCTGGTCACGAGGTTCGAGTGGACACCGGTTGGAGCAGTGGACATGGAAGAGAAACCCGGGCTTGTAACCGAGATGAGGACGCCGTTACGTACTTGTTTGGTCGTGAGACCGCATGTACAGCTGAATATGTAA